In Schlegelella aquatica, one DNA window encodes the following:
- a CDS encoding TorF family putative porin produces the protein MKTVHLAIAAFSLATSATAWSQAPAPAAASAHTLSGNLTLASDYRFRGFTQTAYKPSLQGGIDFSHTSGFYLGNWNSNVEQSLYRGASLEMDFYGGYKFSAGPLNVDVGGIYYLYPSDDTGGLGKVDHAELYLGAGWSLFSAKLYYGLTNFFGLGDGAPGNTKGNYYVDLAATYDLGGGWTVSGHYGYQYVKNGTDFGLQDDDVSDYKLAVTKDLSGWLLGAALVATSDKDFFTTGVSAPKAGGKTRLVLSVGKTF, from the coding sequence ATGAAGACAGTTCACCTCGCGATCGCCGCGTTCTCGCTCGCCACGTCGGCCACCGCCTGGTCGCAGGCCCCGGCGCCCGCGGCCGCGTCCGCCCACACCTTGAGCGGCAACCTCACGCTCGCGAGCGACTACCGGTTCCGCGGCTTCACGCAGACCGCCTACAAGCCTTCACTACAGGGCGGCATCGACTTCTCGCACACGTCGGGCTTCTACCTGGGCAACTGGAACTCCAACGTCGAGCAGTCGCTGTATAGAGGCGCCTCGCTCGAGATGGACTTCTATGGCGGCTACAAGTTCTCCGCCGGCCCCCTCAACGTCGACGTCGGCGGCATCTACTACCTCTACCCCTCGGACGACACGGGCGGGCTCGGCAAGGTCGACCACGCCGAGCTGTATCTCGGCGCCGGCTGGAGCCTCTTCAGCGCGAAGCTGTACTACGGCCTGACCAACTTCTTCGGGCTGGGCGACGGGGCACCGGGCAACACCAAGGGCAACTACTACGTGGATCTCGCCGCGACCTACGACCTGGGCGGCGGCTGGACCGTCAGCGGCCACTACGGCTATCAGTACGTCAAGAACGGCACCGACTTCGGGCTGCAGGACGACGACGTGAGCGACTACAAGCTCGCCGTCACCAAGGACCTGAGCGGCTGGCTGCTCGGCGCGGCGCTGGTGGCCACCAGCGACAAGGACTTCTTCACGACCGGTGTGTCGGCCCCCAAAGCGGGCGGCAAGACACGCCTCGTGCTGTCGGTGGGCAAGACGTTCTGA
- the glnK gene encoding P-II family nitrogen regulator → MKMVTAIIKPFKLDEVREALSGIGVQGITVTEVKGFGRQKGHTELYRGAEYVVDFLPKVKIEVAVDDALVDQVIDVIEQAARTGKIGDGKIFVSPLEQVVRIRTGETGKDAL, encoded by the coding sequence ATGAAGATGGTGACGGCGATCATCAAGCCGTTCAAGCTGGACGAGGTGCGCGAAGCGCTGAGCGGCATCGGAGTGCAAGGCATCACCGTGACCGAAGTGAAGGGCTTCGGTCGACAGAAGGGCCATACCGAGCTCTATCGGGGCGCCGAGTACGTGGTCGACTTCCTGCCGAAGGTGAAGATCGAGGTGGCCGTCGACGACGCCCTCGTCGACCAGGTCATCGACGTCATCGAGCAGGCGGCCCGCACCGGCAAGATCGGCGACGGAAAGATCTTCGTCTCGCCGCTGGAGCAGGTGGTGCGCATCCGCACCGGAGAGACGGGCAAGGACGCCCTGTGA
- the amt gene encoding ammonium transporter — translation MKKLLASLALGLAAFGWTLGAHAQDAAPASAPAAAAAAAEPASAAPATAAAPVQSAASAQPAATPTADKGDVAWMLVATLLVIMMAVPGLALFYGGLVRSKNMLSVLMQVFATFSLIVVLWFVYGYSLAFTEGNAYIGGFDRFLMKGTFDAASGSFSMAATFSKGVVIPEILFAAFQATFAGITCCLIVGAFAERIRFSAVLLFMVLWFTFSYLPIAHMVWFWMGPDAYTAADQVDALTAKAGQIWQWGALDFAGGTVVHINAAIAGLVGAYMVGKRIGYGREAFTPHSLTLTMVGASLLWVGWFGFNAGSALESGNFAALAFINTFLATAAAVLSWMAGEWLSKGKPSMLGAASGAVAGLVAITPAAGNVGIVGALVIGLVAGLACLWGVSGLKRVLGADDSLDVFGVHGVGGIVGALLTGVFNSPALGGPGFVADWVTGTMVTAADYSIAAQVWTQLKAVLLTVVWSAVVAAIAYKVVDLVIGLRVSEEEEREGLDIASHGETAYSK, via the coding sequence ATGAAGAAACTACTCGCCTCCCTGGCGCTGGGCCTTGCCGCATTCGGCTGGACGCTCGGCGCTCATGCCCAGGACGCCGCGCCTGCGTCTGCCCCGGCGGCTGCGGCGGCGGCTGCCGAGCCGGCTTCGGCAGCCCCTGCCACGGCCGCCGCTCCCGTACAGAGCGCCGCTTCCGCGCAGCCGGCCGCGACCCCCACCGCTGACAAGGGAGACGTGGCCTGGATGCTCGTCGCCACCCTGCTCGTCATCATGATGGCGGTGCCGGGCCTGGCCCTCTTCTACGGCGGTCTCGTGCGCAGCAAGAACATGCTCTCGGTGCTGATGCAGGTGTTCGCCACCTTCAGCCTGATCGTCGTGCTGTGGTTCGTGTACGGCTACAGCCTCGCATTCACCGAGGGCAACGCCTACATCGGCGGCTTCGATCGCTTCCTCATGAAAGGCACGTTCGACGCGGCCAGCGGCTCCTTTTCGATGGCCGCCACCTTCAGCAAAGGCGTGGTGATCCCGGAGATCCTCTTCGCCGCGTTCCAGGCCACCTTCGCTGGCATCACCTGCTGCCTGATCGTCGGCGCCTTCGCCGAGCGCATCAGGTTCTCGGCGGTGCTCTTGTTCATGGTGCTGTGGTTCACCTTCAGCTACCTCCCGATCGCGCACATGGTGTGGTTCTGGATGGGCCCCGACGCCTACACCGCCGCCGACCAGGTGGACGCGCTGACCGCCAAGGCCGGGCAGATCTGGCAATGGGGCGCGCTGGACTTCGCGGGCGGTACCGTGGTGCACATCAACGCCGCGATTGCCGGCCTGGTCGGCGCCTACATGGTGGGCAAGCGCATCGGGTACGGGCGCGAGGCGTTCACCCCGCACTCGCTCACGCTGACGATGGTCGGAGCCTCCTTGCTGTGGGTCGGCTGGTTCGGCTTCAACGCGGGTTCAGCGCTCGAGTCGGGCAACTTCGCGGCGCTGGCCTTCATCAACACCTTCCTGGCCACCGCGGCGGCGGTGCTGTCGTGGATGGCCGGCGAGTGGCTGAGCAAGGGCAAGCCGTCGATGCTGGGCGCGGCCTCCGGTGCGGTGGCCGGTCTCGTGGCCATCACGCCGGCCGCCGGCAACGTCGGCATCGTCGGCGCGCTCGTCATCGGGCTGGTGGCCGGCCTGGCGTGCCTGTGGGGCGTCTCGGGCCTCAAGCGAGTGCTGGGGGCCGACGACTCGCTCGATGTGTTCGGCGTGCACGGGGTGGGCGGCATCGTGGGTGCGCTGCTGACGGGCGTGTTCAACTCGCCGGCGCTCGGCGGCCCCGGCTTCGTCGCCGACTGGGTCACCGGCACCATGGTCACCGCGGCCGACTACTCCATCGCCGCCCAGGTGTGGACGCAGCTCAAGGCGGTGCTCCTGACCGTCGTGTGGTCGGCGGTGGTGGCGGCGATCGCCTACAAGGTCGTCGATCTCGTGATCGGTCTGCGCGTCAGCGAGGAAGAAGAGCGCGAAGGCCTGGACATCGCCTCGCACGGCGAGACGGCCTACAGCAAGTGA
- the gshA gene encoding glutamate--cysteine ligase — MVPHLITALTGPINELEQRILESMPAIERWFRLEWMEHTPPFYSSVDLRNAGFKLAPVDTNLFPGGFNNLTEEMLPLAVQASMAAIEKICPEAKNLLLIPERHTRNSFYLTNVQRLVQIFQAAGLNVRLGTLDETIKEPTTLELPDGSTLTVEPLVRTKRRLGLKDFDPCTILLNNDLSAGLPEVLEGLHEQYLLPPLHAGWAVRRKSNHFQAYEEVAKKFAKLLGMDPWLINPMFAKCGQVNFQEGAGLECLQSNVDALLAKIRRKYKEYGIQEKPFVIVKADAGTYGMGIMTVRDAKDLTALNRKTRNKMSVIKDGQEVSEVIIQEGVPTYERINDAVAEPVVYMIDRYVVGGFYRVHAERGIDENLNSPGASFVPLAFAESAQLPKPHAKPGASPPNRFYMYGVIGRLAMLAASYELEATDPNAETYD; from the coding sequence ATGGTCCCTCATCTCATCACGGCGCTGACCGGCCCGATCAACGAGCTCGAGCAGCGCATCCTCGAATCCATGCCTGCCATCGAGCGCTGGTTCCGGCTCGAATGGATGGAGCACACGCCGCCGTTCTACAGCTCGGTGGACCTGCGCAACGCCGGCTTCAAGCTCGCGCCGGTGGACACCAACTTGTTCCCCGGCGGCTTCAACAACCTCACCGAGGAGATGCTGCCGCTGGCGGTGCAGGCTTCGATGGCCGCGATCGAGAAGATCTGCCCCGAGGCCAAGAACCTGCTGCTGATCCCCGAGCGGCACACCCGCAACTCCTTCTACCTCACCAACGTCCAGCGGCTGGTGCAGATCTTCCAGGCCGCGGGCCTGAACGTGCGGCTCGGCACGCTGGACGAGACGATCAAGGAGCCCACGACGCTCGAGCTGCCCGACGGCAGCACGCTCACCGTCGAGCCGCTGGTCCGCACCAAGCGCCGACTGGGCCTCAAGGACTTCGACCCCTGCACCATCCTGCTCAACAACGACCTCTCGGCCGGCCTGCCCGAGGTGCTGGAGGGGTTGCACGAGCAGTACCTCCTGCCCCCGCTGCACGCCGGCTGGGCGGTGCGGCGCAAGTCCAACCACTTCCAGGCCTACGAGGAGGTCGCCAAGAAGTTCGCCAAGCTCCTCGGCATGGACCCGTGGCTCATCAACCCGATGTTCGCCAAGTGCGGCCAGGTGAACTTCCAGGAGGGTGCCGGGCTGGAGTGCCTGCAGAGCAACGTCGATGCGCTGCTGGCCAAGATCCGGCGCAAGTACAAGGAGTACGGCATCCAGGAGAAGCCCTTCGTCATCGTCAAGGCCGATGCCGGAACCTACGGCATGGGCATCATGACGGTGCGCGACGCGAAGGACCTGACCGCGCTCAATCGCAAGACCCGCAACAAGATGTCCGTCATCAAGGACGGCCAGGAGGTGTCGGAGGTCATCATCCAGGAGGGCGTGCCGACCTACGAGCGCATCAACGACGCGGTGGCCGAGCCGGTCGTCTACATGATCGACCGCTACGTGGTCGGCGGCTTCTACCGGGTGCATGCCGAGCGGGGCATCGACGAGAACCTCAACTCCCCGGGCGCGAGCTTCGTGCCGCTGGCCTTCGCCGAGTCCGCCCAGTTGCCCAAGCCGCACGCCAAGCCCGGGGCGAGCCCGCCCAACCGCTTCTACATGTACGGCGTGATCGGCCGGCTCGCCATGCTGGCGGCCAGCTACGAGCTCGAGGCCACCGACCCGAACGCCGAGACGTACGATTGA
- a CDS encoding potassium transporter Kup, with protein MASRTQRAPAGSQLAALTLGAIGVVYGDIGTSPLYALKEVFTHGRIPVTAENILGILSMMFWTLTIIVSLKYVSLILRADNNGEGGLVAMLALASMAVKDRPVLRRRLLVVGIFGTAIFFGDGVITPAISVLSAVEGLEVAAPGLEPFVVPITLVVLTALFAVQKRGTASVGKLFGPITAVWFIVLAVLGLAHVVRNPAVLSALLPHHALLFIFQHPGLAFVSLGAIVLCVTGAEALYADMGHFGKRPIRVAWFSLVMPALVLNYFGQGAMLLVHPENVNNPFYEMAPTWALYPLIGLATCATVIASQALISAAFSVTKQVIQLGYLPRLRITHTSVREAGQIYVPFVNWTLYGCIVIAVVLFGSSSALASAYGIAVTIDMLITTVMTFFVIRYAWNYPWAVCVAATGFFFVVDMMFFAANAVKVLDGGWFPLVIGAIMFTLMTTWKQGRQLLGERLRDESVELKSFLDSVFLSPPTRVPGTAVFLNAEKGTTPNALLHNLKHNKVLHDTNLFVTVRHHEVPWIGFDKRVEVEPLGHDCWQVVLHFGFKNDPDVPEALRLLRGRGVQLDDMETSYFLSREIVIPTFGSGMMPWREKLFSGMHRNAAGAADFLHLPANRVVELGSKIEI; from the coding sequence GTGGCATCCAGGACCCAACGCGCGCCCGCCGGCTCCCAGTTGGCGGCGCTGACACTCGGTGCGATCGGCGTCGTCTACGGCGATATCGGCACCAGCCCGCTGTATGCGCTGAAGGAAGTCTTCACTCACGGCCGCATCCCTGTGACCGCGGAGAACATCCTCGGGATCCTGTCGATGATGTTCTGGACGCTCACGATCATCGTCTCCCTCAAGTACGTGAGCCTCATCCTGCGGGCCGACAACAACGGGGAGGGCGGGTTGGTCGCCATGCTGGCCTTGGCCTCCATGGCCGTGAAGGACCGGCCGGTGCTGCGCCGGCGATTGCTGGTGGTGGGCATCTTCGGCACGGCCATCTTCTTCGGCGACGGGGTCATTACACCGGCTATCTCGGTGCTCTCGGCGGTGGAGGGGCTGGAAGTGGCGGCCCCGGGGCTGGAGCCGTTCGTCGTGCCGATCACGCTGGTCGTGCTGACGGCGCTCTTTGCCGTGCAAAAGCGCGGCACGGCGAGCGTCGGCAAGCTGTTCGGGCCCATCACCGCCGTGTGGTTCATCGTCCTCGCGGTGCTGGGCCTGGCGCACGTCGTGCGCAATCCGGCGGTGCTCTCGGCCCTGCTGCCTCACCACGCGCTGCTGTTCATCTTCCAGCACCCCGGGCTCGCCTTCGTCTCGTTGGGGGCGATCGTGCTGTGCGTCACCGGGGCCGAGGCGCTGTATGCCGACATGGGGCACTTCGGCAAGCGCCCGATCCGCGTGGCCTGGTTCAGCCTCGTGATGCCGGCGCTCGTGCTCAACTACTTCGGCCAGGGGGCGATGCTGCTCGTCCACCCCGAGAACGTGAACAACCCGTTCTACGAGATGGCGCCGACCTGGGCGCTGTACCCGCTCATTGGGCTGGCCACCTGTGCCACCGTGATCGCCTCGCAGGCGCTCATCTCGGCCGCTTTCTCGGTGACCAAGCAAGTCATCCAGCTCGGCTACCTGCCGCGCCTGCGGATCACCCACACCTCCGTGCGCGAGGCGGGGCAGATCTACGTGCCCTTCGTCAACTGGACGCTGTACGGCTGCATCGTCATCGCCGTCGTGCTGTTCGGCTCCAGCAGCGCGCTGGCCTCGGCCTACGGCATCGCCGTGACGATCGACATGCTCATCACCACGGTGATGACCTTCTTCGTCATCCGCTACGCGTGGAACTACCCCTGGGCCGTGTGCGTGGCGGCGACGGGCTTCTTCTTCGTGGTGGACATGATGTTCTTCGCCGCCAACGCGGTGAAGGTGCTGGACGGCGGCTGGTTCCCGCTGGTGATCGGCGCGATCATGTTCACGCTGATGACGACGTGGAAGCAGGGTCGTCAGCTCCTCGGCGAGCGGCTGCGCGACGAGTCGGTCGAACTCAAGAGCTTCCTCGACTCGGTCTTCCTCAGCCCGCCCACGCGGGTGCCCGGCACGGCGGTGTTCCTCAATGCCGAGAAGGGCACCACGCCGAACGCGCTGCTGCACAACCTCAAGCACAACAAGGTGCTGCACGACACCAACCTCTTCGTGACCGTGCGCCACCACGAGGTGCCGTGGATCGGCTTCGACAAGCGCGTCGAGGTCGAGCCGCTGGGGCATGACTGCTGGCAGGTGGTGCTGCATTTCGGCTTCAAGAACGACCCGGACGTCCCCGAGGCGCTGCGGCTCCTGCGCGGCCGGGGCGTGCAGCTCGACGACATGGAGACCTCGTACTTCCTGTCGCGCGAGATCGTCATCCCCACCTTCGGCAGCGGCATGATGCCCTGGCGCGAGAAGCTGTTCTCGGGCATGCACCGCAACGCGGCCGGGGCGGCCGACTTCCTCCATCTGCCGGCCAACCGGGTGGTCGAGTTGGGCTCGAAGATCGAGATCTGA
- the gshB gene encoding glutathione synthase: MKFLFLADPLDRFKIYKDSTYAMMREAAARGHELWACEPRHLAWRTGSRVVARATPVLLTGVSDPWYEAGEPQVVELASFDAVLMRKDPPFDTEYFYATHLLEQAEREGARVFNSARALRDHPEKLAVMEFPQFIAPTLVSRDAEEIREFHAEHGDVVLKPLDGMGGMGIFRVGPDGLNLGSIIETLNQGGTRTIMIQRYLPQIVQGDKRVLVIGGEPIPYVLARIPQGSEIRGNLAAGGKGVAQPLNERDRETARAIGRVLAPRGLLLIGLDIIGECVTEINVTSPTCFQEIAQQTGYDVACTFIDALEAALAG; the protein is encoded by the coding sequence ATGAAGTTCCTTTTCCTCGCCGATCCGCTCGACCGATTCAAGATCTACAAGGACTCGACCTACGCAATGATGCGCGAGGCGGCCGCGCGCGGTCACGAACTGTGGGCCTGCGAGCCGCGTCATCTGGCCTGGCGCACCGGCTCGCGCGTCGTCGCCCGCGCCACGCCGGTGCTCCTCACCGGGGTGAGCGACCCGTGGTACGAGGCCGGCGAGCCGCAGGTGGTCGAGTTGGCCTCGTTCGACGCGGTGTTGATGCGCAAGGACCCGCCGTTCGACACCGAGTACTTCTATGCGACGCACCTGCTCGAGCAGGCCGAGCGCGAGGGCGCGCGCGTGTTCAACAGCGCACGCGCATTGCGCGACCATCCCGAGAAGCTCGCGGTGATGGAGTTCCCGCAGTTCATCGCGCCGACGCTGGTCAGCCGCGACGCCGAGGAGATCCGCGAGTTCCACGCCGAGCACGGCGACGTGGTGCTCAAGCCGCTCGACGGCATGGGGGGCATGGGCATCTTCCGGGTCGGCCCCGACGGACTCAACCTCGGCAGCATCATCGAGACGCTGAACCAGGGCGGCACCCGCACCATCATGATCCAGCGCTACCTGCCGCAGATCGTGCAGGGCGACAAACGGGTGCTGGTGATCGGCGGGGAGCCGATCCCCTATGTGCTCGCCCGCATCCCGCAAGGCAGCGAGATCCGCGGCAACCTCGCCGCCGGCGGCAAGGGGGTGGCGCAGCCGCTGAACGAGCGCGACCGCGAGACGGCACGCGCGATCGGCCGGGTGCTCGCTCCGCGCGGGCTCCTGCTCATCGGGCTGGACATCATCGGCGAGTGTGTCACCGAGATCAACGTCACCAGCCCGACCTGCTTCCAGGAGATCGCCCAGCAGACCGGCTACGACGTTGCCTGCACCTTCATCGACGCGCTCGAGGCGGCGTTGGCGGGGTGA
- a CDS encoding barstar family protein, with protein MLLQTVRPNIVQSIRAFRVEDLMQTAQDTGQHFLYANLANAQTKQEVLETIAQSFLFPAHFGKNFDALYDCMTDLIHKAGPQPGFIVVLEQLPDNPRFDREAREQLLDVFRDAADFWAERKVPFRCFYSFL; from the coding sequence ATGCTTTTGCAGACCGTCCGTCCGAACATCGTCCAGTCGATACGCGCATTCCGCGTAGAAGACTTGATGCAGACCGCGCAAGACACCGGGCAGCACTTCCTCTACGCGAACCTGGCGAACGCGCAGACCAAGCAGGAAGTGCTGGAGACGATTGCCCAGTCGTTCCTGTTCCCGGCGCACTTCGGCAAGAACTTCGATGCGCTGTACGACTGCATGACGGATCTGATTCACAAGGCCGGCCCGCAGCCGGGCTTCATCGTGGTGCTCGAGCAGCTGCCGGACAACCCGCGCTTCGACCGCGAGGCCCGCGAGCAGCTGCTGGACGTCTTCCGCGACGCCGCCGACTTCTGGGCGGAGCGGAAAGTGCCATTCAGGTGCTTCTATTCTTTTCTGTAG
- a CDS encoding ribonuclease domain-containing protein: protein MAFASGPVDARGPTTVQGERAVIAFAELPPQAQETHRLIRQGGPFPYEKDGTVFFNRERLLPVKPRGHYREYTVKTPGVRHRGPRRIVCGGQPPSAPEACYYTDDHYASFRRIVE from the coding sequence GTGGCCTTCGCTTCCGGGCCGGTCGATGCCAGGGGGCCGACCACGGTGCAGGGCGAGCGAGCGGTCATCGCCTTCGCCGAACTGCCGCCGCAAGCGCAGGAGACCCATCGCCTCATCCGCCAAGGGGGACCTTTCCCCTACGAGAAGGACGGCACGGTGTTCTTCAATCGAGAGCGGTTGCTGCCGGTCAAGCCTCGGGGGCACTACCGCGAATATACGGTGAAAACGCCCGGGGTCCGTCACCGGGGGCCGCGGCGCATCGTGTGCGGAGGGCAGCCGCCGAGCGCCCCTGAAGCCTGCTATTACACCGACGACCACTACGCGAGCTTCCGCCGGATCGTCGAATGA
- a CDS encoding NADP-dependent malic enzyme gives MPTPEEKRAQLRRAALEYHELPAPGKIAVTATKQLVNQRDLALAYSPGVAAACEEIVADPTNAFRYTSRGNLVAVVTNGTAVLGLGDIGPLAAKPVMEGKAVLFKKFAGIDVFDIEINEKHDLDKLVDIIAALEPSFGGINLEDIKAPDCFYVERKLRERMKIPVFHDDQHGTAIVVGAALLNGLKLTGKDIREIKLVTSGAGAAALACLNLLVKLGLPREHIWVTDLAGVVYEGRTELMDPDKAVFAQKTEARTLAEVIEGADVFLGLSAGGVLKPEMVAKMARQPLIFALANPTPEILPEEVKAVRDDAIMATGRTDYPNQVNNVLCFPYIFRGALDSGATTITDEMEIAAVHAIAELAQAEQSEVVAAAYAGATLSFGPEYLIPKPFDPRLMIRIAPAVAKAAADSGVALRPIQDYDAYREKLQSFVYASGTTMKPIFAVAKRAAHKRVVYCEGEEERVLRAVQVVVDESLARPTLVGRPEVIKQRVERFGLRLQEGRDYDVVNTEYDHRYRDYWQTYHRMTERKGVTAQLAKIEMRRRLTLIGSMLLHKGEVDGMLCGTWGTTAMHLHYIDQVIGRRPGVNVYACMNMLILPTRQVMLVDTHVNYDPSAEQLAEITILAAEEMMRFGLHPKAALLSHSNFGSSNQPSAVKMRQALELVRQQAPWLEIDGEMHGDLALDAAARHELMPNSTLAGEANLLVLPNIDAANISYNLLKTAAGGGIAIGPMLLGAAKPVHILTPSATVRRIVNMTALTVADANAAR, from the coding sequence ATGCCCACCCCTGAAGAAAAACGAGCCCAGCTGCGCCGCGCGGCGCTCGAATACCACGAGCTGCCCGCGCCGGGCAAGATCGCCGTCACCGCCACCAAGCAGCTCGTCAACCAGCGCGATCTCGCGCTCGCGTACTCGCCGGGCGTGGCCGCCGCCTGCGAGGAGATCGTCGCCGACCCGACCAACGCCTTTCGCTACACCTCGCGCGGCAACCTCGTCGCGGTGGTGACCAACGGCACGGCGGTGTTGGGGCTCGGCGACATCGGCCCGCTGGCCGCCAAGCCGGTGATGGAAGGCAAGGCGGTGCTGTTCAAGAAGTTCGCGGGCATCGACGTCTTCGACATCGAGATCAACGAGAAGCACGACCTCGACAAGCTGGTGGACATCATCGCCGCGCTCGAGCCCAGCTTCGGTGGCATCAACCTCGAGGACATCAAGGCGCCGGACTGCTTCTACGTGGAGCGCAAGCTGCGTGAGCGCATGAAGATCCCGGTCTTCCACGACGACCAGCACGGCACCGCCATCGTCGTGGGCGCGGCGCTGCTCAATGGTCTGAAGCTCACCGGCAAGGACATCCGCGAGATCAAGCTCGTGACCTCCGGCGCCGGGGCGGCGGCGCTCGCGTGCCTGAACCTGCTCGTCAAGCTCGGCCTGCCGCGCGAGCACATCTGGGTGACCGACCTCGCCGGCGTCGTCTATGAAGGCCGCACCGAGCTGATGGACCCGGACAAGGCCGTCTTCGCGCAGAAGACCGAAGCGCGCACGTTGGCCGAGGTCATCGAGGGCGCCGACGTGTTCCTGGGGCTGTCGGCCGGCGGCGTGCTCAAGCCGGAGATGGTGGCCAAGATGGCGCGCCAGCCCCTCATCTTCGCGCTGGCCAACCCCACGCCCGAGATCCTGCCCGAGGAAGTCAAGGCGGTGCGCGACGACGCCATCATGGCCACCGGCCGCACCGACTACCCGAACCAGGTCAACAACGTCCTGTGCTTCCCATACATCTTCCGCGGGGCGCTGGACTCGGGGGCGACCACGATCACCGACGAGATGGAGATCGCGGCCGTCCACGCGATCGCCGAACTGGCGCAGGCCGAGCAGAGCGAGGTCGTCGCCGCCGCGTACGCGGGCGCCACGCTCAGCTTCGGCCCCGAGTACCTGATCCCCAAGCCCTTCGACCCGCGGCTGATGATCCGCATCGCGCCGGCCGTGGCCAAGGCGGCGGCCGACTCCGGCGTCGCGCTGCGCCCGATCCAGGACTACGACGCCTACCGCGAGAAGCTGCAGAGCTTCGTCTATGCCTCGGGCACGACGATGAAGCCCATCTTCGCGGTGGCCAAGCGCGCGGCGCACAAGCGGGTCGTCTACTGCGAAGGCGAGGAAGAGCGCGTGCTGCGCGCGGTGCAGGTGGTGGTGGACGAATCGCTCGCGCGCCCGACGCTGGTCGGCCGCCCCGAGGTCATCAAGCAGCGCGTCGAACGCTTCGGCCTGCGACTGCAGGAGGGCCGCGACTACGACGTGGTGAACACCGAGTACGACCACCGCTACCGCGACTACTGGCAGACCTATCACCGCATGACCGAGCGCAAGGGCGTCACAGCCCAACTCGCCAAGATCGAGATGCGCCGTCGCTTGACGCTCATCGGCTCGATGCTGCTGCACAAAGGCGAGGTGGACGGCATGCTGTGCGGCACCTGGGGCACGACGGCCATGCACCTGCACTACATCGACCAGGTCATCGGCCGGCGCCCGGGCGTCAATGTGTACGCCTGCATGAACATGCTGATCCTGCCCACGCGGCAGGTGATGCTGGTGGACACGCACGTCAACTACGACCCGAGCGCCGAGCAGCTGGCCGAGATCACCATCCTCGCGGCCGAGGAGATGATGCGCTTCGGCCTGCACCCCAAGGCCGCGCTGCTGTCGCACTCCAACTTCGGCTCGAGCAACCAGCCCTCGGCCGTCAAGATGCGCCAGGCGCTCGAACTCGTGCGCCAGCAGGCGCCCTGGCTGGAGATCGACGGCGAGATGCACGGCGACCTGGCGCTGGACGCGGCCGCCCGCCACGAGCTGATGCCCAACAGCACGCTGGCCGGCGAAGCCAACCTCTTGGTGCTGCCGAACATCGACGCGGCCAACATCAGCTACAACCTGCTCAAGACCGCCGCCGGCGGCGGCATCGCCATCGGCCCGATGCTCCTCGGCGCCGCCAAGCCGGTGCACATCCTCACGCCTTCGGCCACCGTGCGCCGCATCGTCAACATGACGGCGCTCACCGTGGCGGACGCCAACGCCGCGCGCTGA